The following DNA comes from Candidatus Poribacteria bacterium.
CATCCCGCAAGGTAGTGAAGTGTCGGTTTTCGTTCTCGGACAATTATCCGGTATCCGTTGGTAGGCTTCGGCTCATAGAGCGGCCGGGAGCCCTGGTCTATCTGCCGCAATGTGATAGAAAGGAGGGAGGTTCCTCAATCGGCAGATAGGTCAGTTTAATACAGTTTGAGGAACCAGGTGAAGAGATGAGCCTGATGATCTATAACACGCTCACGAGGAGGAAGGAGGAGTTCATCCCGATAGAGGAGAACAAGGTCCGGATGTATTGCTGCGGGCCGACCGTATACGATTATTTCCACATCGGCAACGCCCGCACCTTCGTCGTGTTCGATGTGGTCAGAAGATACCTGGAATACAGAGGCTATGAGGTCAGATATGTCCAGAACATCACGGATATAGACGATAAGATAATCAACAGGGCCAACGAGATGGGCGTTTCCCCGAAGGAGATAGCCGAACGGTACACCAGGGCCTACCTTGAGGATAGCGCCAGGTTGGGGATTAAACCTCCCACCGTCTCCCCTAAAGCCACCGAGCATATCCCCGATATGATCCGGCTCATAGAGAGGTTGATCGAGAAAGGGCATGCCTATGTGGTCGATGGGGACGTGTTCTTCGACGTCAGATCTTTCCCCGAATACGGGAAGCTCTCCGGTAGGGGGAAGGGGGAGGACACGATGGCCGGCGCAAGGGTGGAGGTTGACGAGCGGAAGCGGAATCCCGAGGATTTCGCCCTTTGGAAGAGCGCTAAGCCCGGTGAGCCGTATTGGGATAGCCCGTGGGGTAAGGGCAGGCCGGGATGGCATATAGAGTGTTCGGTGATGTCCATGAAACATCTCGGCGAGACCCTGGACATCCATGCCGGCGGCAGCGATCTGATCTTCCCACATCATGAGAACGAGATCGCCCAGAGCGAGGCGGCGACCGGGAAACCCTTCGCCAGATACTGGCTCCATACCGCCTTCCTGAGGATCGGCGGCAAAAG
Coding sequences within:
- the cysS gene encoding cysteine--tRNA ligase, giving the protein MMIYNTLTRRKEEFIPIEENKVRMYCCGPTVYDYFHIGNARTFVVFDVVRRYLEYRGYEVRYVQNITDIDDKIINRANEMGVSPKEIAERYTRAYLEDSARLGIKPPTVSPKATEHIPDMIRLIERLIEKGHAYVVDGDVFFDVRSFPEYGKLSGRGKGEDTMAGARVEVDERKRNPEDFALWKSAKPGEPYWDSPWGKGRPGWHIECSVMSMKHLGETLDIHAGGSDLIFPHHENEIAQSEAATGKPFARYWLHTAFLRIGGKRMGKSEGNFIFVRDALEQYRPEAIRLFLLSAHYRSPLNYTDESLQEAMNAVSRLQNCLDNMMRFGLEGEITEEDLTEGERSFREAIERLLERFKAEMDNDFNTAGAIGAIFEFVGDANTFMAANQGRFTDNGRRLLWTGYERLREISGDVLGIYGLSEESLPQTDLISKLLDLIVQIRHEARMRKDWATADKIRDRLSELGIRLEDTREGTIWKLNGHAR